The DNA segment GATACGCCAAGCGGTCACTGGGAAATGATGGGAGTACCAGTATTATTTGATTGGGGTTATTTTGATAATAAAGCCGAGTCATTTTCAAGCGAGTTACTTGCGAAAATTTATCATAAAACTGGTATTCAAGGCTGTTTAGGTAATTGTCATGCCTCTGGTACAACAATTATCGCTGAGCTTGGTGAAGAACACATGAAAACAGGTAAGCCTATCTGTTATACCTCTGCCGATAGTGTGTTTCAAATTGCCGCGCATGAAGAGTCCTTTGGTTTAGAAAATTTAAATAAATATTGTGAACAAGTTCGTGAGTTACTAACCGAACTTGATTTAAATATTGGTCGTGTTATCGCTCGTCCATTCATTGGTACGTGTGCTGATGATTTTGAACGTACCGGTAATCGCAGAGATTATTCCATTTTACCTCCAGCGCCAACCATGCTTGATAAACTGGTAGAAAATGGTGGCAAGGTGGTAAGTATTGGTAAAATAGCTGATATTTATGCGCATCAAGGTATTTCAGAAGGGTTTAAGGCGACTGGTCTAGAAGCATTAATTGATACCAGTATTACTCAGTTAGGTTGCCAGCCTGATAATAGTTTAATTTTTACCAACTTAGTTAATTTTGACCAAGACTTTGGTCATCGTCGCGATCCAATTGGTTATGGAAAAGCGTTAGAGTATTTAGATGATCGCTTAGAAGATATTATTAACGCCTTGCATGAAGACGATATGTTGGTATTAACCGCTGATCATGGTTGTGATCCAACCTGGCATGGCAGTGATCATACCCGCGAATATGTACCGGTAATGTTTTATCAAAAAGGTATGCCTGCCATAGATTTAGGTGAACGTGACACCTTTGCTGACATAGGCGCCACACTTGCGGATATGTTCGAACTTTCGCCGTTAGAGTATGGAAAATCATTCAAACAGCAGTTAAAAGTATCGTAAGTTAAAAACTTGTTAAACACCTGGTTACAAAAATAAACGGGTGTTTAACATATCATTACACTTTCAATTCCTTTATAATTCTCCCTGTAAAATTTTGTTGTATTTACTTACATAAAAAAATAAATAAAACCTAAACCGTTTTGCTGTTTACCAAAAGTGATCAAAATCACTGTGTAGACACAGGGAGAAAACATGAAAACCTTCAAAAAGCATGCTCTAACCATGGGCATCCAAGGCGCGTTATTGTCTGTTATGGCAACAATGTCACCAACTACTCTTGCTGCTGAAGAAGCAGAAGCTCTTGATTCAACCAAACTAGAAGTTATCGAAGTTACAGCACGTAAACGTGTAGAGAACGTACAAGAAGTTCCTATTTCTGTGACTGCGCTACAAGGTGAAAAACTTCAAGCTATCAGCTCCGGCGCAATGGATATTCGTTTTTTAAA comes from the Thalassotalea nanhaiensis genome and includes:
- a CDS encoding phosphopentomutase, coding for MARALVLVIDSFGLGEAPDADKFDDVGANTFANLADAFHHETGRKLDLPRLSSMGLIHAATNAGKRSPAVNGSAPQSGAFGYAAEISSGKDTPSGHWEMMGVPVLFDWGYFDNKAESFSSELLAKIYHKTGIQGCLGNCHASGTTIIAELGEEHMKTGKPICYTSADSVFQIAAHEESFGLENLNKYCEQVRELLTELDLNIGRVIARPFIGTCADDFERTGNRRDYSILPPAPTMLDKLVENGGKVVSIGKIADIYAHQGISEGFKATGLEALIDTSITQLGCQPDNSLIFTNLVNFDQDFGHRRDPIGYGKALEYLDDRLEDIINALHEDDMLVLTADHGCDPTWHGSDHTREYVPVMFYQKGMPAIDLGERDTFADIGATLADMFELSPLEYGKSFKQQLKVS